One stretch of Saccharopolyspora erythraea DNA includes these proteins:
- a CDS encoding PLP-dependent cysteine synthase family protein — translation MARYDSLLDALGDTPLVGLPHLSPAADVRLWAKLEDRNPTGSIKDRPALAMIEAAEKEGRLTHGCTILEPTSGNTGISLAMAAKLKGYGLVCVMPENTSEERRQLLQAFGARIVSSPAAGGSNQAVAVAKELAEQNPDWVMLYQYGNPANADAHYRTTGPEILRDLPSVTHFVAGLGTTGTLVGVGRYLREQKPGVQVVAAEPRYGELVYGLRNLDEGFVPELYDPDVLTRRFSVGSYDALRRTRQLLENEGIFAGISTGGVLHAALTIAEKAATAGESADIVFVVADAGWKYLSTGAYGGTLDEAAARLDGQLWA, via the coding sequence GTGGCCCGCTACGACTCGTTGCTGGATGCGCTCGGCGACACGCCGCTGGTGGGGCTGCCCCACCTGTCGCCCGCGGCCGACGTCCGGCTCTGGGCGAAGCTGGAGGATCGCAACCCGACCGGTTCGATCAAGGACCGGCCCGCGCTGGCGATGATCGAGGCCGCCGAGAAGGAGGGCAGGCTCACCCACGGGTGCACGATCCTGGAGCCGACCTCGGGCAACACCGGCATCTCGCTGGCCATGGCCGCCAAGCTCAAGGGCTACGGCCTGGTCTGCGTGATGCCGGAGAACACCTCCGAGGAACGGAGGCAGCTGCTGCAGGCGTTCGGTGCGCGCATCGTCTCGTCGCCTGCGGCGGGCGGTTCGAACCAGGCGGTGGCGGTGGCCAAGGAGCTGGCGGAGCAGAACCCGGACTGGGTGATGCTCTACCAGTACGGCAACCCCGCCAACGCCGACGCGCACTACCGGACGACCGGGCCGGAGATCCTGCGCGACCTGCCCAGCGTCACGCACTTCGTCGCCGGGCTCGGCACCACCGGCACGCTCGTCGGAGTCGGCCGCTACCTGCGGGAGCAGAAGCCCGGCGTGCAAGTGGTGGCCGCCGAGCCCCGCTACGGCGAGCTGGTCTACGGGCTGCGCAACCTCGATGAGGGCTTCGTGCCCGAGCTCTACGACCCGGACGTGCTGACCCGCCGGTTCTCCGTCGGTTCCTACGACGCGCTGCGCCGCACCCGCCAGTTGCTCGAGAACGAGGGCATCTTCGCGGGCATCTCCACCGGCGGCGTGCTGCACGCCGCGCTGACGATCGCCGAGAAGGCCGCGACGGCGGGGGAGTCCGCCGACATCGTGTTCGTGGTGGCAGACGCGGGCTGGAAATACCTGTCCACCGGGGCCTACGGTGGCACGCTGGACGAGGCCGCCGCCCGCCTCGACGGCCAGCTCTGGGCCTGA
- a CDS encoding MoaD/ThiS family protein, protein MAVNVSIPTILRTHTGGQKAVEASGSTVAEVISDLDSRHDGLKDRLVKEGKLHRFVNVYVNDEDVRFAGGLEAKVADGDSVTILPAVAGGMR, encoded by the coding sequence ATGGCAGTCAACGTTTCCATCCCGACCATCCTGCGCACCCACACCGGTGGTCAGAAGGCCGTCGAGGCCAGCGGCAGCACCGTCGCCGAGGTCATCAGCGACCTGGACAGCAGGCACGACGGCCTCAAGGACCGGCTGGTCAAGGAGGGCAAGCTGCACCGGTTCGTCAACGTCTACGTCAACGACGAGGACGTGCGCTTCGCGGGTGGCCTGGAGGCCAAGGTCGCCGATGGGGACAGCGTGACGATCCTGCCCGCGGTCGCCGGCGGGATGCGCTGA
- a CDS encoding P1 family peptidase produces the protein MAGLRPGERGGIVDVEGVLVGHDQRLDEHWATGVSVVAVPEGATAAVDVRGGGPGTRETDTLHPTHLVQQAHAIVLTGGSAYGLAAADGVMRRLAECGHGFQVGQRPEEVVPIVPAAVLFDLPMGDWGNRPDAEFGYRAAVSADRTDTREGNVGAGTGAVAGSLKGGIGTASAVLGDGTTVGALMAVNSAGEVVDPSTGLPWYPVPGLRAPDPAEVEGGLPAGGRRGRHGPTGRPLNTTIGVVAADRRLTKAECHRVAVAAHDGIARAVRPAHGMFDGDTVFALATGARDGLPEAGEPSWAPALDAICSAAAHVVAVAIGRAVLAAEPVGEVTSYTIRYPSARE, from the coding sequence GCTGGTCGGCCACGACCAGCGGCTCGACGAGCACTGGGCGACCGGGGTCAGCGTCGTCGCCGTCCCGGAGGGCGCGACCGCCGCGGTCGACGTGCGCGGTGGCGGGCCGGGCACCCGCGAGACCGACACCCTGCACCCGACCCACCTGGTCCAGCAGGCGCACGCGATCGTGCTGACCGGCGGCAGCGCCTACGGCCTGGCCGCCGCCGACGGCGTGATGCGCAGGCTCGCCGAGTGCGGTCACGGCTTCCAGGTCGGGCAGCGGCCGGAGGAAGTGGTGCCGATCGTGCCCGCCGCCGTGCTGTTCGACCTCCCGATGGGTGACTGGGGCAACCGGCCGGACGCCGAGTTCGGCTACCGGGCCGCGGTCTCGGCCGACCGCACCGACACCCGCGAGGGCAACGTCGGGGCGGGCACGGGGGCCGTCGCGGGCAGCCTCAAGGGCGGCATCGGCACCGCGAGCGCGGTCCTCGGCGACGGCACGACGGTCGGGGCGCTGATGGCGGTCAACTCCGCGGGCGAGGTCGTCGACCCCTCGACCGGGCTGCCCTGGTACCCGGTTCCCGGGCTGCGCGCTCCCGACCCCGCCGAGGTCGAGGGCGGCCTCCCGGCGGGCGGCAGACGCGGGCGCCACGGGCCAACCGGCCGCCCGCTCAACACCACGATCGGTGTGGTCGCGGCCGACCGGCGGCTGACCAAGGCCGAGTGCCACCGGGTGGCGGTGGCCGCCCACGACGGCATCGCCCGCGCCGTGCGGCCCGCGCACGGCATGTTCGACGGCGACACCGTGTTCGCCCTGGCCACGGGCGCGCGCGACGGGTTGCCCGAGGCGGGCGAACCGAGCTGGGCGCCCGCCCTCGACGCGATCTGCTCCGCCGCGGCGCACGTCGTCGCGGTCGCGATCGGGCGCGCGGTGCTGGCCGCCGAGCCGGTCGGCGAGGTGACCTCTTACACGATCCGCTATCCCTCCGCGCGGGAATGA
- the bcp gene encoding thioredoxin-dependent thiol peroxidase, producing the protein MTEQQRLSAGDTAPEFALPDADGKTVSLSDYRGRSVVVYFYPAASTPGCTKEACDFRDSLAVLNDAGFDVLGISPDKPEKLVAFRDAEGLTFPLLADQDKSVMTAWGAFGEKQNYGKTVQGVIRSTFVVDPEGKIAKALYNVKATGHVDRLRKDLGV; encoded by the coding sequence ATGACCGAACAGCAACGACTTTCCGCCGGGGACACCGCGCCCGAGTTCGCCCTCCCCGACGCCGACGGCAAGACCGTCAGCCTGTCGGACTACCGCGGCCGCTCGGTGGTCGTGTACTTCTACCCCGCCGCGAGCACGCCGGGCTGCACCAAGGAAGCCTGCGACTTCCGCGACAGCCTGGCCGTGCTCAACGACGCCGGCTTCGACGTCCTGGGGATCTCCCCGGACAAGCCGGAGAAGCTGGTGGCGTTCCGCGACGCCGAGGGCCTGACCTTCCCGCTGCTCGCCGACCAGGACAAGTCGGTCATGACGGCGTGGGGCGCCTTCGGCGAGAAGCAGAACTACGGCAAGACGGTGCAGGGCGTGATCCGCTCGACCTTCGTCGTCGACCCGGAGGGCAAGATCGCCAAGGCGCTCTACAACGTCAAGGCCACCGGCCACGTCGATCGGCTGCGCAAGGACCTCGGAGTCTGA
- the rdgB gene encoding RdgB/HAM1 family non-canonical purine NTP pyrophosphatase — protein sequence MSRVLLATRNAKKLVELRRILEAEGVTGVEVVGLDEVPEFPEAPETGATFEDNALAKAADAAEATGLPSVADDSGLAVDALNGMPGVLSARWSGGHGDDQANLDLVLGQLKDVPDERRGAAFVSAAALVLPGGEEVVVRGEWRGTIIREERGTNGFGYDPIFVPEGETRTSAELSPEEKDADSHRGRALRLLLPHLRGLAG from the coding sequence ATGAGCCGCGTCCTGCTGGCCACCCGCAACGCCAAGAAACTGGTGGAGCTGCGGCGGATCCTGGAAGCCGAGGGCGTGACCGGCGTCGAGGTCGTCGGCCTCGACGAGGTCCCGGAGTTCCCCGAGGCGCCCGAGACCGGCGCGACCTTCGAGGACAACGCGCTGGCCAAGGCCGCCGACGCGGCCGAGGCCACCGGGCTGCCTTCGGTGGCCGACGACTCCGGTCTCGCCGTCGACGCGCTCAACGGCATGCCCGGCGTGCTGTCGGCCCGCTGGTCCGGCGGGCACGGAGACGACCAGGCCAACCTGGACCTGGTGCTCGGCCAGCTCAAGGACGTGCCGGACGAGCGGCGCGGCGCCGCTTTCGTCTCCGCCGCCGCCCTGGTCCTCCCCGGCGGCGAGGAGGTCGTGGTGCGCGGCGAATGGCGCGGCACCATCATCCGCGAGGAACGCGGCACCAACGGCTTCGGCTACGACCCGATCTTCGTGCCCGAGGGCGAGACCCGGACTTCGGCGGAGCTGTCCCCGGAGGAGAAGGACGCCGACTCCCACCGGGGCCGGGCACTCCGCCTGCTGCTGCCGCACCTGCGGGGGCTGGCGGGCTAG
- a CDS encoding Imm1 family immunity protein yields MTITAVWTIDSAEDANAGDGLTIDEPDQVDELIRRLAEPAAGPATIWHEGRKLADTAGGMLDHDVVAAVRGGYGYLGYIDADHDYAVLAGDPASPEVRAEDADFPAGSGVATEQLAAALREFLATGLRPENVTWREVEL; encoded by the coding sequence ATGACGATCACTGCGGTGTGGACGATCGACTCGGCCGAGGACGCCAACGCCGGGGACGGGCTCACCATCGACGAGCCCGACCAGGTCGACGAGCTCATCCGGCGGCTGGCCGAACCGGCGGCCGGACCCGCCACCATCTGGCACGAGGGGCGCAAGCTGGCCGACACCGCCGGCGGCATGCTCGACCACGACGTGGTCGCCGCGGTCCGGGGCGGCTACGGCTACCTCGGCTACATCGACGCCGACCACGACTACGCCGTGCTGGCCGGTGACCCCGCGTCGCCGGAGGTGCGCGCCGAGGACGCCGACTTCCCGGCGGGCAGCGGCGTCGCGACCGAGCAGCTCGCCGCGGCGCTGCGGGAGTTCCTGGCGACCGGCCTGCGACCGGAGAACGTGACCTGGCGAGAGGTCGAGCTCTAG
- the murI gene encoding glutamate racemase — MTHAPIGIFDSGVGGLTVARAVMDQLPGEALRYVGDTANAPYGPRPLADIRARTLAITDSLVAEGVKMLVIACNTASAACLRDARERYDIPVVEVVLPAVRRAVVTTRNGRVGVIGTQATITSRAYDDAFTAAPDVTLSTAACPRFADFVERGITSGRQVLGLAQAYLDPLQRADVDTLVLGCTHYPLLTGVLQLAMGDHVTLVSSAEETAKDVLRVLTEHDLLAEADGDPSHEFRATGSGESFAKLARRFLGPSLAADAIDPLTVSSSSA; from the coding sequence GTGACTCACGCGCCGATCGGGATCTTCGACTCCGGGGTAGGCGGGTTGACCGTGGCCCGCGCGGTCATGGACCAGCTGCCCGGCGAAGCGCTGCGCTACGTCGGGGACACCGCCAACGCGCCGTACGGGCCGAGGCCGCTGGCCGACATCCGGGCCCGCACGCTGGCGATCACCGACTCGCTGGTCGCCGAGGGCGTGAAGATGCTGGTGATCGCGTGCAACACGGCGTCGGCGGCCTGCCTGCGCGACGCCCGCGAGCGCTACGACATCCCGGTCGTGGAGGTCGTGCTTCCCGCCGTGCGCCGCGCGGTGGTCACCACGCGAAACGGCCGGGTCGGGGTGATCGGCACCCAGGCCACCATCACCTCCCGCGCCTACGACGACGCGTTCACCGCCGCCCCGGACGTGACGCTGAGCACCGCGGCGTGCCCGCGCTTCGCCGACTTCGTCGAGCGCGGCATCACCAGCGGCAGGCAGGTCCTCGGCCTCGCACAGGCGTACCTGGACCCGTTGCAGCGGGCCGACGTCGACACCCTGGTCCTGGGCTGCACCCACTACCCGCTGCTGACCGGGGTGCTGCAACTGGCGATGGGCGACCACGTGACGCTGGTCTCCAGCGCCGAGGAGACCGCCAAGGACGTCCTGCGAGTGCTCACCGAGCACGACCTGCTCGCCGAGGCCGACGGCGATCCCTCCCACGAGTTCCGTGCGACGGGCTCGGGTGAGAGCTTCGCCAAGCTCGCCCGGCGGTTCCTCGGTCCGAGCCTCGCGGCCGATGCGATCGACCCCCTGACCGTGTCAAGCTCGTCGGCGTGA
- a CDS encoding rhomboid family intramembrane serine protease, translating into MNTAPDRRRVRVIPPNPARAAVLMCVMVAALWAIELVDLALPADLEANGILPRSVDGLDGILWAPLLHSDWSHLIANSLPLLVLGWLAMSGGPRLFVAVTATVWIVGGLGTWLVGADGTHIGASGVAFGWLVFLLVRGFFLRSYGQMFVALLLFFYWGGMLWGVLPGQTGISWEGHLFGALGGLLAAWLMSRRGRREPGPATSPGTLAG; encoded by the coding sequence GTGAACACTGCGCCCGATCGCCGCCGAGTGCGGGTGATCCCGCCGAATCCCGCCCGCGCGGCGGTGCTGATGTGCGTGATGGTGGCCGCGCTGTGGGCCATCGAGCTGGTCGATCTGGCGCTGCCTGCCGACCTGGAGGCCAACGGCATCCTGCCGCGCAGCGTCGACGGCCTCGACGGGATCCTGTGGGCCCCGCTGCTGCACAGCGACTGGAGCCACCTCATCGCCAACTCGCTGCCGCTGCTGGTGCTGGGCTGGCTGGCGATGTCGGGCGGACCGCGGCTGTTCGTCGCCGTCACTGCGACGGTCTGGATCGTCGGCGGCCTCGGCACGTGGCTGGTCGGGGCGGACGGCACCCACATCGGTGCGTCCGGTGTGGCGTTCGGCTGGCTGGTCTTCCTGCTGGTGCGCGGGTTCTTCCTGCGCAGCTACGGGCAGATGTTCGTGGCGCTGCTGCTCTTCTTCTACTGGGGCGGCATGCTGTGGGGCGTGCTGCCGGGCCAGACCGGGATCTCCTGGGAGGGCCACCTGTTCGGCGCGCTCGGCGGTCTGCTGGCGGCGTGGCTGATGTCCCGCCGCGGACGGCGCGAGCCCGGGCCTGCGACTTCGCCTGGCACACTGGCCGGGTGA
- a CDS encoding MBL fold metallo-hydrolase — translation MKLTILGCSGSVPAPGNPASGYLLESGDTRIALDLGNGTFGALQRHLDPFDLDAVLLSHLHPDHCADIAALTVFRRYHPAKPYDTAERRLPVFAPAEAPSRLAALYAPSARELAETDLTDVYDFSAHSGEPVRIGPFEIHAVPLDHVCEGWGLRIAAGDRVLAYTGDTGPCDGLGELAQGADVLLSEASWPDSPDAPPGIHLSGRQAAEAAKGCGVGRLLLTHLQPWTDPAVILAEARAEFDGPIELVEAGREYTV, via the coding sequence GTGAAGCTGACGATCCTGGGTTGTTCCGGAAGCGTTCCCGCACCCGGCAACCCCGCCTCCGGCTACCTGCTCGAGTCCGGTGACACCCGGATCGCGCTCGACCTCGGCAACGGCACGTTCGGCGCGTTGCAGCGCCACCTCGACCCGTTCGACCTCGACGCCGTGCTGCTGAGCCACCTGCACCCCGACCACTGCGCGGACATCGCCGCGCTGACCGTCTTCCGCCGCTACCACCCCGCCAAGCCGTACGACACCGCCGAGCGCAGGCTGCCGGTGTTCGCCCCGGCAGAGGCGCCGAGCAGGCTGGCCGCCCTGTACGCGCCGAGCGCGCGGGAGCTGGCCGAGACCGACCTCACCGACGTCTACGACTTCTCGGCCCACTCCGGCGAACCGGTCCGCATCGGGCCGTTCGAGATCCACGCCGTGCCGCTCGACCACGTCTGCGAGGGGTGGGGCCTGCGGATCGCCGCCGGCGACAGGGTGCTGGCCTACACCGGCGACACCGGGCCGTGCGACGGGCTGGGCGAGCTGGCGCAGGGCGCCGACGTGCTGCTGTCGGAGGCGTCCTGGCCGGACTCGCCGGACGCGCCGCCCGGCATCCACCTGTCCGGCAGGCAGGCCGCCGAGGCGGCAAAGGGATGCGGGGTCGGCAGGCTGCTGCTCACCCACCTGCAGCCGTGGACGGATCCGGCGGTGATCCTGGCGGAGGCACGGGCCGAGTTCGACGGCCCGATCGAGCTCGTCGAGGCCGGACGCGAATACACCGTCTGA
- a CDS encoding sulfite exporter TauE/SafE family protein — translation MLTEWFEPVVLVVVGFLSGAINAIAGGGSLLVFPALLATGMTPLVANVTNSVAQGPGFVGAALSQREDLGGNRPRVVTTSIAAAVGSVLGCVLLMVLPGSVFDAVVPVLVGLSALLMAFQNTIRRWLGNPDPTAPDRTTMLTVGIFFASIYGGYFGGARSVIFIAILVLAANDTMRRLNALKSWLGLIGSAVTFLVYALIAPVDWVAVLMLAPTTVLGGWVGGKLAQRIPATLLRYVVVVIAAGVAVYMAMDWLD, via the coding sequence GTGTTGACCGAATGGTTCGAGCCCGTGGTGCTGGTGGTCGTCGGCTTCCTGTCGGGGGCGATCAACGCGATCGCCGGCGGCGGGTCCCTGCTGGTCTTCCCGGCGCTGCTGGCGACCGGGATGACGCCGCTCGTCGCCAACGTGACCAACTCCGTGGCGCAGGGACCCGGGTTCGTGGGGGCCGCGCTGAGCCAGCGGGAGGACCTGGGCGGCAACCGGCCGCGGGTGGTCACGACCTCGATCGCAGCTGCGGTCGGGTCAGTGCTCGGCTGCGTGCTGCTGATGGTGCTGCCCGGTTCGGTGTTCGACGCCGTGGTGCCGGTGCTCGTGGGGCTCTCGGCGCTGCTGATGGCGTTCCAGAACACGATCCGCAGATGGCTCGGCAACCCCGACCCCACCGCGCCGGACCGAACGACGATGCTGACCGTCGGGATCTTCTTCGCCTCGATCTACGGCGGGTACTTCGGCGGCGCGCGCAGCGTGATCTTCATCGCGATCCTGGTGCTCGCGGCCAACGACACGATGCGCAGGCTCAACGCCCTCAAGAGCTGGCTCGGGCTGATCGGCAGCGCCGTCACCTTCTTGGTGTACGCGCTGATCGCACCGGTGGACTGGGTGGCGGTGCTGATGCTGGCGCCGACCACGGTGCTCGGCGGCTGGGTCGGCGGCAAGCTCGCGCAGCGGATCCCGGCGACCCTCCTGCGCTACGTGGTGGTCGTCATCGCCGCGGGCGTCGCGGTGTACATGGCGATGGACTGGCTGGACTGA
- the rph gene encoding ribonuclease PH, which yields MARADGRSDDALREVRITRGYQDWPAGSVLVEFGRTRVLCAASVQEGVPRWRAGSGLGWVTAEYAMLPSSTNTRSTRESVKGRIGGRTHEISRLVGRSLRACIDLAALGENTIALDCDVIQADGGTRTAAITGAYVALADAITWLSAARRLTDPKPLSCSIAAVSVGVVDGRVRLDLPYEEDSRAEVDMNVVATDHGTLVEVQGTGEGATFTRSTMDKMIDFALAGCSELSRIQAEALAAPYPGELPGGAA from the coding sequence GTGGCACGAGCTGACGGGCGGAGCGACGACGCGCTCCGGGAAGTGCGGATCACCCGCGGATACCAGGACTGGCCTGCCGGGTCGGTGCTGGTCGAGTTCGGCCGGACGCGCGTGCTGTGCGCGGCCAGCGTCCAGGAGGGCGTCCCGCGCTGGCGGGCCGGCTCCGGCCTGGGCTGGGTCACGGCGGAGTACGCGATGCTGCCGTCGTCGACCAACACCCGCAGCACCCGCGAGTCGGTCAAGGGCCGCATCGGCGGCCGCACCCACGAGATCAGCCGCCTGGTCGGGCGGTCGCTGCGCGCATGCATCGACCTGGCCGCGCTGGGCGAGAACACCATCGCCCTGGACTGCGACGTGATCCAGGCCGACGGCGGCACCCGCACGGCGGCCATCACCGGCGCCTACGTGGCGCTGGCCGACGCGATCACCTGGCTCAGCGCCGCGCGCAGGCTCACCGACCCCAAGCCGCTGTCGTGCTCGATCGCGGCCGTCAGCGTCGGCGTCGTCGACGGCCGGGTGCGGCTGGACCTGCCCTACGAGGAGGACTCGCGGGCCGAGGTCGACATGAACGTGGTCGCCACCGACCACGGGACCCTGGTCGAGGTGCAGGGCACGGGTGAGGGCGCCACCTTCACGCGGTCCACCATGGACAAGATGATTGACTTCGCGCTGGCGGGCTGCTCCGAGCTGTCCCGCATCCAGGCCGAGGCGCTCGCGGCTCCCTACCCCGGCGAGCTGCCCGGCGGTGCGGCATGA
- a CDS encoding M67 family metallopeptidase, with translation MLVIRRDLVEAMVAHARRDHPDEACGVIAGPEGSDRPLRLVEMVNAERSPTFYRFDSAEQLKVWREMDAADEEPVVIYHSHTATEAYPSRTDISYASEPNAHYVLVSTRDPEVHELRSYRILDGVVTEEPVEVVEAYEPTGAGAAGQ, from the coding sequence GTGCTGGTGATCCGACGCGACCTCGTCGAGGCGATGGTCGCGCATGCCCGACGGGACCACCCCGACGAAGCGTGCGGTGTCATTGCCGGCCCGGAAGGGTCGGACCGACCGCTCCGGTTGGTCGAAATGGTCAACGCCGAGCGTTCCCCGACCTTCTACCGCTTCGACTCGGCCGAGCAGCTGAAGGTGTGGCGGGAGATGGACGCCGCGGACGAGGAACCCGTGGTCATCTACCACTCCCACACCGCGACCGAGGCGTACCCGTCGCGGACGGACATCTCCTACGCGTCGGAGCCCAACGCCCATTACGTGCTCGTGTCCACCCGGGACCCGGAGGTCCACGAGCTGCGTTCGTACCGGATCCTCGACGGTGTGGTGACCGAGGAGCCGGTCGAGGTCGTCGAGGCCTACGAGCCGACCGGAGCCGGCGCGGCAGGACAGTGA
- a CDS encoding SMP-30/gluconolactonase/LRE family protein, whose amino-acid sequence MSAQAQPEVAVPAAARYGYAPVWDTGTDSLLWVDVPARTVHRMTVDHVNHSMEAPQAVSSARPRSRGGLVLHLAEGVALFDADGEHRVWLVYWARDGVRGGATAIDRKGRLWASTVREDESGDGWLARITDDGAATIALDGLAAAGGVGWSPDDARMYFADSATGRVDVLDFDVAAGTAVGRRPLCEVGGEPAGLCVDADGCVWVAVRDAAQIRRYTPEGELDRSVELPVRRPTDCCFGGSDLTDLYVTSARDGVSDPGDTDGAVLVVPGIGTGLRTPAFTG is encoded by the coding sequence GTGTCCGCGCAAGCACAACCGGAGGTCGCCGTGCCGGCGGCGGCCCGCTACGGATACGCGCCCGTGTGGGACACCGGTACCGACAGCCTGCTGTGGGTCGACGTGCCTGCCCGCACCGTGCACCGCATGACCGTGGACCACGTGAACCACAGCATGGAGGCCCCGCAGGCGGTCAGCTCGGCGCGACCGCGCAGCCGCGGCGGTCTCGTGCTGCACCTGGCCGAGGGCGTCGCGCTGTTCGACGCCGACGGCGAGCACCGCGTCTGGCTCGTCTACTGGGCGCGCGACGGGGTGCGCGGCGGCGCGACCGCGATCGACCGCAAGGGCCGGCTGTGGGCGAGCACCGTCCGGGAGGACGAGAGCGGCGACGGCTGGCTCGCGCGGATCACCGACGACGGTGCCGCGACGATCGCGCTCGACGGGCTCGCGGCGGCCGGCGGCGTCGGCTGGAGCCCCGACGACGCGCGGATGTACTTCGCCGACAGCGCCACCGGACGCGTTGACGTGCTCGACTTCGACGTGGCGGCGGGCACCGCGGTGGGCCGCAGGCCGCTGTGCGAGGTAGGCGGCGAACCGGCCGGGCTGTGCGTCGACGCCGACGGATGCGTTTGGGTCGCGGTGCGCGACGCTGCGCAGATCCGCCGCTACACGCCCGAAGGCGAGCTGGACCGCTCCGTCGAGCTGCCGGTGCGGCGTCCGACCGACTGCTGCTTCGGGGGTTCGGACCTCACCGACCTGTACGTGACCTCGGCGCGCGACGGCGTCTCCGATCCGGGCGACACCGACGGTGCGGTGCTGGTGGTCCCCGGGATCGGCACCGGACTCCGCACTCCCGCCTTCACCGGCTGA